In the Cyanobacteria bacterium GSL.Bin1 genome, one interval contains:
- a CDS encoding cellulose-binding protein: MIKLRRLFLIFTVALSLVLIASFLTKGFNSFQTTVKQDIDNKIYLSSQSKVETNIGTNLNSINDWSSQLPFRDGFHSSRPWLPQKSGVWNTNESDQLDLDANGWVKSLPSPKDSTEYTYVGTLLFRELEGNYPGGEYVVLYEGEGTIEYDFDATRVPAASSPGRDVIRVNPSNSGIYLKITETDPNQTGNYLRQIRVLPVTSENSDPSALFNPTFIEKIQPFAAFRFMDWMKTNNSTQKEWSHRPTLEDATWSQAGAPVEIMVELANRTDSDPWFTIPHQATDEYVINFASYVRDHLDPDLKVYVEYSNEVWNSQFEQAQWVQKQAQQEWGEGGYGKGLEWFGKRTTEITRLWDEVFGPEKERVIGVMGAQAANPWTAQKALNYQAWAESPLSHAEYGIDAIAIAPYFGSLGKPAHETVVESWTTEADGGLSKLFDELSQGGILPDGPPGGALQQAYQNMQNYVELAEQEQLQLLAYEGGQHLVGRGGVENNTAVTKLFIEANRDPRMGELYREYLSQWQELGGGLFVNFSDIGQASKWGSWGVLEYVNQESSPKYDALIDLIHSR, from the coding sequence ATGATTAAACTCAGAAGATTATTTTTAATCTTTACGGTAGCATTATCTTTGGTTTTAATCGCGTCCTTTTTAACTAAAGGATTTAATTCCTTTCAAACAACAGTCAAACAGGATATTGACAATAAAATTTATTTATCTTCTCAAAGCAAAGTTGAAACGAATATTGGAACTAATCTGAATAGTATCAACGACTGGTCAAGCCAACTGCCATTTCGCGACGGGTTTCACTCCTCCCGCCCTTGGCTGCCTCAAAAATCCGGCGTCTGGAATACCAATGAATCCGACCAACTTGACCTCGATGCCAACGGTTGGGTTAAGTCCCTTCCCTCCCCAAAAGACAGCACTGAATATACTTACGTGGGAACTCTGCTCTTCCGCGAGCTCGAAGGCAACTATCCCGGAGGAGAATATGTTGTTCTTTATGAAGGGGAAGGAACAATTGAATATGACTTTGATGCCACTCGCGTCCCTGCCGCCTCTAGTCCCGGTCGCGATGTCATTAGGGTCAATCCCTCTAACTCAGGCATTTATTTGAAAATTACTGAGACCGACCCTAACCAAACTGGCAACTATCTGCGCCAAATTCGTGTGCTCCCTGTCACTTCTGAAAACAGTGACCCCAGCGCCCTGTTTAATCCTACCTTCATCGAAAAAATTCAACCCTTTGCCGCTTTTCGCTTCATGGACTGGATGAAAACCAATAACTCAACTCAAAAAGAGTGGAGTCACCGACCCACCTTAGAAGATGCGACCTGGTCCCAAGCGGGAGCTCCAGTTGAAATTATGGTGGAGTTAGCCAACCGCACTGACAGCGACCCCTGGTTTACTATCCCTCATCAAGCCACTGACGAATACGTCATTAATTTTGCCAGCTATGTGCGAGACCATCTTGACCCAGACTTAAAGGTCTATGTCGAGTATTCCAACGAAGTGTGGAACTCTCAATTTGAACAGGCTCAGTGGGTGCAAAAACAAGCTCAACAAGAATGGGGAGAAGGAGGCTACGGCAAGGGACTGGAGTGGTTTGGCAAACGAACCACTGAAATCACTCGCCTGTGGGATGAAGTTTTTGGGCCAGAGAAAGAGCGCGTGATTGGCGTGATGGGAGCGCAAGCGGCTAACCCTTGGACAGCACAAAAGGCTCTGAATTATCAGGCTTGGGCAGAATCTCCTCTGAGCCACGCTGAGTATGGAATTGATGCCATTGCCATTGCGCCTTATTTTGGCAGTTTAGGGAAACCTGCTCATGAAACAGTGGTAGAAAGTTGGACCACTGAAGCCGATGGCGGTCTGAGCAAGCTGTTTGATGAGCTGAGTCAAGGGGGGATTCTGCCGGATGGCCCCCCTGGTGGGGCCTTGCAACAGGCTTACCAAAATATGCAAAATTATGTGGAACTGGCTGAGCAAGAGCAGTTGCAATTGCTCGCTTATGAGGGAGGTCAGCATTTAGTAGGTCGCGGTGGGGTCGAAAATAATACAGCGGTTACGAAGCTGTTTATTGAGGCGAATCGCGACCCGAGAATGGGAGAGCTTTATCGGGAGTATTTGAGTCAATGGCAGGAGTTGGGGGGGGGATTATTTGTCAATTTCTCTGACATTGGTCAAGCGAGCAAGTGGGGCAGTTGGGGTGTTTTGGAATATGTCAATCAAGAGAGTTCTCCTAAATATGATGCTTTGATTGACTTGATTCATTCTCGGTAG
- a CDS encoding serine acetyltransferase — MNNSLISADEPDWSREKCRRWWDPSRQLLKTIRDYQRWRESNNPLGYFFCSYCVIKHRFWSLITGADIPLNCQLGGGLILPHPNGIVIHPEAYIGSNCLVFQQVTIVKDVKIGAHVHIGAGAKILYGITIGDYAKVGANAVVLTDVPAGATAVGVPAKIKVKS; from the coding sequence ATGAATAATTCACTAATTTCTGCTGATGAGCCAGATTGGAGTCGTGAAAAATGTCGTCGTTGGTGGGATCCCAGTCGTCAACTCCTTAAGACTATTAGAGATTACCAAAGGTGGCGAGAAAGTAACAATCCTCTAGGATACTTTTTTTGCAGTTACTGTGTCATTAAGCATCGTTTTTGGAGCCTGATCACTGGTGCTGATATTCCTTTAAACTGTCAACTGGGGGGAGGACTAATCTTGCCTCATCCTAATGGAATCGTAATTCACCCAGAGGCTTATATCGGCTCAAATTGTCTAGTATTTCAACAAGTAACTATTGTTAAAGACGTTAAAATAGGAGCTCATGTTCATATCGGTGCAGGAGCAAAAATTCTTTATGGTATTACCATTGGCGATTATGCCAAAGTCGGTGCTAATGCTGTAGTTTTAACTGATGTGCCTGCTGGTGCAACAGCAGTGGGTGTTCCTGCAAAAATCAAAGTAAAAAGTTAA
- a CDS encoding glycosyltransferase — protein MHLAIIILNYRTPTLVIECLSALQNQVEADKHSVIVVDNASGDGSVTQIERAITTNNWRPWVQVLPSPINGGFSAGNNFGIEAVVADAYLLLNSDTVVQAGAIKALLNALRTHPEAGIISPRLEWSDGTPQISCFRYHSPVSELIASAATGPITKLLKFYDVPIPVSDEPIEPEWTSFACVLIRRAVIDQVGLMDEGYFMYFDDIDYCRRTRDAGWKILHWPEAHVVHLRGGSGSVKTDVASCKRPPTYLYQSRSRYFTKFYGSIGLLTANLFWLAGRSISLVRELVNHKQPHICEFAARDIWINWLESSKPSFISRRND, from the coding sequence ATGCATCTTGCGATAATTATTCTCAACTATCGCACGCCAACCCTTGTCATTGAATGCTTATCTGCTCTTCAAAATCAAGTTGAGGCAGATAAGCATTCTGTCATAGTAGTTGATAATGCCTCTGGGGATGGCTCAGTGACACAAATTGAAAGGGCAATTACTACAAATAACTGGAGACCATGGGTACAAGTTTTACCATCCCCTATCAATGGCGGATTTTCAGCAGGCAATAATTTTGGGATTGAAGCTGTTGTTGCAGATGCTTACTTACTCTTAAATAGCGATACAGTTGTTCAGGCTGGGGCGATTAAAGCATTATTGAATGCTTTGAGAACACATCCAGAGGCTGGCATAATCAGTCCACGTTTAGAGTGGTCCGATGGTACTCCACAAATTAGCTGTTTTCGTTATCATTCCCCAGTTAGCGAGTTAATTGCCTCTGCTGCAACTGGACCAATTACTAAACTCCTTAAATTTTATGATGTGCCCATTCCAGTATCTGACGAACCTATAGAACCGGAGTGGACGAGCTTTGCTTGTGTCCTAATTCGGCGTGCAGTAATCGATCAAGTTGGCTTGATGGATGAGGGATATTTTATGTATTTTGATGATATTGATTATTGTCGCAGAACGAGAGATGCTGGGTGGAAAATTCTCCATTGGCCTGAAGCCCATGTCGTACATCTCCGCGGCGGAAGTGGATCGGTAAAGACTGACGTTGCATCTTGCAAACGTCCTCCAACCTACCTTTATCAATCGCGCTCAAGGTACTTTACAAAATTTTACGGTTCAATTGGACTATTAACTGCTAACTTGTTTTGGCTTGCCGGTCGAAGTATTTCGCTGGTGCGAGAGCTAGTTAATCATAAGCAGCCTCATATTTGTGAATTTGCAGCGCGCGATATTTGGATAAATTGGTTGGAATCCTCGAAACCGTCTTTTATTTCTCGGAGAAATGATTAA
- a CDS encoding PKD domain-containing protein, with protein sequence MFNSGQVETLKAEGLRGNSFQILIETKTTARDELYRWDNLTVTVADSDATTDTITDSTTDHGNSDVLSLVPHSAVTHIAVNNGSWFDPQTWQGGEVPVSDANVLIEQGVEVTYDQKSDARIKTIRIDGKLGFTQHKDTKLIVDFIAVSSTGTLEIGTEATPVQAGSQTQIIFAPVDPGKGAIDRNWDSKQLSRGLVTEHGAQVDIWGTEKTPYLTLAGDHKAGATKLVFSESVPSSWQVGDKIVVTGTQWDNTGSHQDNSITQDEVLTISSIDGNKITFSHNDVEGNALRFDHVTPDGFDLDLYVANLDRNISFSTEGGDSVPIGQRGHIMFMDHNTEIHNTGFYDLGRTNKDLYRDNPRFDDQGNLIPGTGTNPQGRYSIHLHKVFDHDANDLNSASITGNAVWGSPGWGYVVHGSRAKVEDNVSFDVLGAHYVTEDGNEQASFRRNIAIKGTGAETDPTADLLGGNRNGERDFGDSGIGFWIGTSYAATAFEDNITTGMKDAGIIIYGTNDGFTPPDVPVANLPAELQHIAGNADMIGSWKVPIHDFRKNTVYNADSGIEVRGVTRDDWGTDQFSIDHNKQSLIEDSYIWGIRETGVQISYASYTTLKDALIIGNIQNPVLRDGADISSPQGIGIYSDKNARSVIYNNVHIEGFDFGATVPQNSMQGYDTESPFGHSQLINGVFKNNNQHLVAASGRVSNRASADPLSPGTEVVPITPYFDLQGNPKFDVPLADNPPVAQFTTQSVGGYAVLFDASQSYDSDYSLTWSDLPNTPSSAGDNTIASFAWDVNSDGILDGFGRYMTYVYDSAGTYSVTLKVTDTQGNTATTNQLIDVEDSPFPNALVNGDFTSSVKSNSGTTQWYNRGWYFSGGRKWNHDSVTGLVYADNHGAGGLVQVIHDQLVTRGVQSLSFDAKNLGSSNTLRMQIYGVNGRFELSNWSTNSPDNISNTMPFESITLFDSGNLATAEFDWTTIQNSIDFGHGYEFIAVRLFTSGVTDNELQAVDNIFIGTDTVI encoded by the coding sequence ATGTTTAACAGTGGTCAGGTAGAAACTCTCAAGGCAGAGGGACTTAGGGGCAACAGTTTCCAGATTTTAATAGAAACGAAGACTACCGCTAGGGATGAGCTTTATCGTTGGGATAATTTGACAGTAACGGTTGCTGACTCTGACGCCACTACTGATACTATAACTGATAGCACTACTGATCACGGAAATTCAGATGTCTTATCCCTCGTCCCCCACAGTGCTGTTACCCATATTGCCGTTAATAATGGTTCTTGGTTTGACCCTCAAACATGGCAAGGTGGAGAGGTACCGGTTTCTGATGCTAATGTCTTGATTGAGCAAGGCGTTGAAGTTACTTATGATCAAAAAAGTGACGCTCGGATTAAGACGATCAGAATAGATGGCAAGCTTGGCTTTACTCAACATAAGGATACAAAGCTGATTGTTGATTTTATAGCAGTTTCTTCCACTGGAACTTTAGAAATTGGTACCGAAGCTACTCCTGTTCAAGCGGGTTCGCAGACTCAGATTATTTTTGCACCAGTCGATCCAGGAAAGGGTGCTATAGATCGAAACTGGGATTCTAAACAGTTAAGCCGTGGTTTAGTAACTGAACATGGAGCTCAAGTAGATATCTGGGGGACTGAAAAAACACCTTATCTCACTTTAGCCGGTGACCATAAAGCCGGTGCCACAAAATTAGTTTTCTCTGAATCAGTTCCCAGTAGCTGGCAGGTTGGAGATAAAATTGTTGTCACTGGAACTCAATGGGATAATACTGGTTCCCATCAAGATAATAGTATTACCCAAGATGAAGTATTAACTATCTCTTCTATAGATGGGAACAAAATTACCTTTTCTCATAATGATGTTGAAGGTAATGCGCTACGCTTCGATCATGTCACTCCAGACGGTTTCGATTTAGATCTTTATGTTGCCAACCTTGATCGCAATATTAGTTTTTCCACAGAAGGTGGAGATAGTGTTCCTATTGGTCAAAGGGGGCACATAATGTTTATGGATCATAATACTGAGATTCATAATACTGGCTTTTATGATTTGGGACGCACTAACAAAGATCTCTATCGGGACAACCCTCGCTTTGATGATCAAGGGAATTTAATTCCAGGAACAGGGACAAATCCACAGGGACGGTACTCAATTCATTTACATAAAGTTTTTGATCATGATGCTAACGATCTAAATTCAGCTAGTATTACTGGAAACGCTGTATGGGGTAGCCCTGGTTGGGGATATGTTGTACATGGAAGTCGTGCGAAAGTAGAAGATAATGTTTCCTTTGATGTTCTTGGCGCGCATTATGTTACAGAAGATGGCAACGAACAAGCTAGCTTCCGTCGTAACATAGCTATCAAAGGAACTGGGGCTGAAACTGATCCGACGGCTGACTTACTTGGAGGAAATAGAAACGGAGAAAGAGACTTTGGTGATTCAGGTATAGGCTTCTGGATCGGTACTAGCTATGCAGCAACAGCTTTTGAGGATAACATTACAACAGGAATGAAGGATGCCGGAATCATTATCTATGGAACGAATGATGGTTTTACTCCTCCAGATGTACCGGTTGCTAACCTTCCTGCAGAGTTACAACATATTGCTGGCAATGCTGATATGATTGGCTCCTGGAAAGTTCCTATTCACGACTTCCGCAAAAATACAGTTTATAACGCTGATAGTGGTATCGAAGTTAGAGGAGTTACTCGTGATGATTGGGGAACTGACCAGTTTAGTATAGACCATAACAAGCAAAGCCTGATTGAAGATTCGTACATTTGGGGAATTCGTGAGACGGGAGTTCAGATCTCCTATGCTTCTTATACAACTCTCAAGGATGCCCTCATTATTGGAAATATACAAAATCCAGTCTTGCGCGATGGAGCAGATATATCTAGCCCACAAGGGATAGGTATTTACTCAGACAAAAATGCTCGCAGTGTTATTTACAACAATGTACATATTGAAGGGTTTGACTTTGGCGCTACAGTTCCTCAAAATTCTATGCAGGGTTATGATACTGAATCACCTTTTGGTCATAGTCAATTGATCAATGGAGTGTTCAAAAACAATAATCAACACCTAGTTGCAGCTTCTGGTCGTGTAAGCAATCGAGCCAGCGCTGATCCTCTTAGCCCTGGAACAGAGGTAGTCCCTATCACTCCTTATTTTGATCTTCAGGGAAATCCAAAGTTTGATGTACCTCTAGCAGATAATCCTCCAGTAGCTCAATTCACGACCCAATCCGTGGGAGGCTATGCTGTCCTTTTTGACGCTAGTCAGTCTTATGACTCAGACTACTCTCTAACTTGGTCAGATCTTCCTAATACTCCTTCTAGTGCGGGAGATAATACCATTGCATCCTTTGCTTGGGACGTTAATAGCGATGGTATATTGGACGGATTCGGACGATATATGACCTATGTCTATGATTCTGCTGGTACATATTCGGTTACTTTGAAAGTGACAGACACTCAAGGAAATACTGCCACAACCAATCAATTAATTGATGTTGAGGATAGCCCGTTTCCTAATGCTCTCGTTAATGGAGATTTTACTTCTTCAGTTAAATCTAATTCGGGTACAACTCAATGGTATAATAGGGGCTGGTACTTTTCTGGTGGTCGTAAGTGGAATCATGATAGTGTAACTGGTTTGGTTTATGCTGACAATCATGGTGCAGGAGGACTAGTCCAGGTCATCCACGATCAATTAGTAACGCGTGGAGTACAAAGCCTTAGCTTTGATGCCAAAAATCTGGGCTCTAGCAATACACTTCGTATGCAAATATATGGTGTTAATGGTAGATTTGAGCTCAGTAACTGGAGTACTAATTCTCCCGATAACATTAGCAACACTATGCCTTTCGAATCCATAACTCTCTTTGATTCAGGAAACCTTGCCACTGCGGAATTTGATTGGACAACAATTCAAAATAGTATTGACTTTGGTCATGGGTACGAATTCATTGCCGTACGTTTGTTTACGTCTGGAGTTACAGACAACGAACTTCAGGCAGTAGATAATATCTTCATTGGTACAGATACAGTTATTTGA
- a CDS encoding sulfotransferase — MNNCPDFIIIGAMKCGTSTLHEQLALQPSIFMSTLKEPNFFSDDQEYYRGIEWYLAHFQQARANELCGESSTHYTKLPTYPHTVERICQHLSGVKFIYIIRHPIDRLVSHYIHEWTQKVISVEINQAVNQHRELIDYSCYSMQLKPYFETFGQQSVLPVFFERLLTHKQEELERICRFIGYKGQPIWNRELDAQNVSNERMRKSWWRDFLVEVPGLREIRRTFIPKSWRNSIRRLWMIKKKPELELKQIEYLQEVFDRDLSILSSWLGTSLCCENFKAKTQSQSLDWLER, encoded by the coding sequence ATGAACAATTGTCCCGATTTTATTATTATCGGTGCCATGAAATGTGGTACCAGCACACTGCATGAGCAACTTGCTCTACAACCTAGTATTTTTATGAGTACGCTGAAAGAACCCAACTTTTTCAGCGACGACCAAGAGTATTATCGAGGAATAGAGTGGTATTTAGCACACTTTCAGCAAGCTAGAGCTAACGAATTATGTGGTGAATCCAGTACACACTATACCAAATTACCAACTTATCCCCACACCGTTGAACGCATTTGCCAGCACCTGTCAGGAGTAAAATTTATCTATATAATACGCCACCCAATTGATAGACTAGTGTCCCACTATATTCATGAATGGACGCAAAAAGTGATTTCAGTAGAGATTAATCAAGCTGTTAATCAGCACCGTGAACTGATTGATTATAGCTGCTATAGTATGCAGTTAAAGCCTTATTTTGAGACTTTTGGACAACAATCAGTTTTACCCGTTTTTTTTGAAAGGCTTCTCACTCATAAACAAGAGGAATTGGAAAGAATTTGCCGCTTTATCGGTTATAAAGGTCAACCGATTTGGAATAGAGAACTGGATGCTCAAAATGTTTCAAATGAGCGGATGCGCAAGAGTTGGTGGAGGGACTTTTTAGTTGAAGTGCCTGGACTCAGAGAAATTCGACGTACATTTATTCCTAAAAGCTGGCGCAATTCGATTAGACGCTTATGGATGATCAAAAAAAAACCAGAACTTGAGCTCAAACAAATAGAGTATCTACAAGAAGTTTTTGATAGAGACTTATCTATACTAAGTTCTTGGCTGGGGACTTCACTTTGTTGCGAAAACTTTAAAGCCAAAACTCAGTCTCAATCTTTAGATTGGTTAGAACGCTGA